In a single window of the Ancylobacter polymorphus genome:
- the typA gene encoding translational GTPase TypA, with product MKLRNIAIIAHVDHGKTTLVDELLKQSGSYRENQRVAERVMDSNDLEKERGITILAKATSVVWKDTRINIVDTPGHADFGGEVERILNMVDGAIVLVDAAEGPMPQTKFVVGKALKVGLRPIVAINKVDRQDARAQEVINEVFDLFAALDATDDQLDFPILYGSGRNGWMAHSPEGPSDQGMAPLFDLVLKHVPEPTVEEAPFKMIGTLLEANPFLGRMITGRITSGSIKPNQAVKVLAQDGSLVEQGRISKILAFRGIERQPIEEGVAGDIVAIAGLSKGTVADTFCDLSVDTPLKAQPIDPPTVTMTFIVNDSPLAGTEGDKVTSRVIRDRLLREAEGNVALKIEESTEKDSFFVSGRGELQLAVLIETMRREGFELAVSRPRVVFSKDETTGETLEPIEEVLIDVDEEYSGVVVQKMSERRAEMVEMKPSGGNRVRLVFYAPTRGLIGYQSELLTDTRGTAIMNRLFHEYAPYKGEIAGRTNGVLIANEAGEAVAYALWNLEDRGPMMIEPGWKVYQGMLIGVHTRDNDLEVNVLKGKKLTNIRTTSKDEAVRLTPPIRMTLERALAWIQDDELVEVTPKSIRLRKRLLDPNERKREERRKEAEGV from the coding sequence ATGAAGCTGCGCAACATCGCCATCATCGCCCACGTCGACCACGGCAAGACCACGCTGGTGGACGAACTGCTCAAGCAGTCCGGCTCCTATCGTGAGAACCAGCGCGTCGCCGAGCGTGTGATGGATTCGAACGATCTCGAAAAGGAGCGCGGCATCACCATCCTCGCCAAGGCCACCTCGGTGGTCTGGAAGGACACCCGGATCAACATCGTCGACACCCCCGGCCACGCCGATTTCGGCGGCGAGGTGGAGCGTATCCTCAACATGGTGGACGGCGCCATCGTGCTGGTCGATGCCGCCGAAGGCCCGATGCCGCAGACCAAATTCGTGGTCGGCAAGGCGCTGAAGGTCGGCCTGCGCCCGATCGTGGCGATCAACAAAGTCGATCGTCAGGACGCGCGTGCGCAGGAAGTCATCAATGAGGTGTTCGACCTCTTCGCCGCGCTCGACGCCACCGATGACCAGCTCGACTTCCCCATTCTCTACGGGTCCGGCCGCAATGGCTGGATGGCGCATTCGCCGGAAGGGCCGAGCGACCAGGGCATGGCGCCGCTGTTTGACCTCGTGCTGAAGCATGTGCCGGAGCCGACCGTCGAGGAAGCGCCGTTCAAGATGATCGGCACGCTGCTCGAAGCCAACCCCTTCCTCGGCCGCATGATCACCGGACGTATCACCTCTGGCTCGATCAAGCCGAACCAGGCGGTGAAGGTGCTGGCGCAGGACGGTTCGCTGGTCGAGCAGGGCCGCATCTCCAAGATTCTCGCCTTCCGCGGCATTGAACGTCAGCCGATCGAGGAGGGCGTCGCCGGCGACATCGTCGCCATTGCCGGCCTCTCCAAGGGCACGGTGGCCGACACGTTCTGCGATCTCTCGGTCGACACGCCGCTCAAGGCGCAGCCGATCGACCCGCCGACCGTCACCATGACCTTCATCGTCAATGATTCGCCGCTCGCCGGCACCGAAGGCGACAAGGTGACTAGCCGCGTCATCCGCGACCGCCTGCTGCGCGAGGCCGAGGGCAATGTCGCGCTGAAGATCGAGGAATCGACCGAGAAGGACTCCTTCTTCGTTTCCGGCCGTGGCGAACTCCAGCTTGCGGTGCTGATCGAGACCATGCGCCGCGAAGGCTTCGAGCTCGCCGTCTCGCGTCCGCGCGTGGTGTTCTCCAAGGACGAGACCACCGGCGAGACGCTGGAGCCGATCGAGGAAGTGCTGATCGACGTCGATGAGGAATATTCCGGCGTCGTGGTGCAGAAGATGTCCGAGCGCCGGGCCGAAATGGTGGAAATGAAGCCCTCGGGCGGCAATCGCGTTCGGCTCGTCTTCTATGCTCCCACCCGCGGCCTCATCGGCTACCAGTCGGAACTGCTGACCGACACGCGCGGCACGGCCATCATGAACCGGCTGTTCCACGAATACGCCCCCTATAAGGGCGAGATCGCCGGCCGCACCAATGGCGTGCTCATCGCCAACGAGGCGGGCGAGGCTGTGGCCTATGCGCTGTGGAACCTCGAAGACCGTGGCCCGATGATGATCGAGCCGGGCTGGAAGGTCTATCAGGGCATGCTGATCGGCGTTCACACCCGCGACAATGATCTTGAGGTGAACGTCCTCAAGGGCAAGAAGCTCACCAATATCCGCACCACCTCCAAGGACGAGGCCGTGCGCCTGACCCCGCCGATCCGCATGACACTGGAGCGCGCGCTGGCGTGGATTCAGGATGACGAGCTGGTCGAGGTGACGCCGAAGTCGATCCGCCTGCGCAAGCGACTGCTCGACCCGAACGAGCGCAAGCGCGAGGAGCGCCGCAAGGAAGCCGAAGGCGTCTGA
- a CDS encoding SDR family NAD(P)-dependent oxidoreductase, whose product MTITLITGGSRGLGRNTALSVARRGGDVVLTYHSRAEDAQAVVAEIEALGRKAVALQLDTGKVADFPAFAERLRAVLSEVWSRESFDHLVNNAGHGDYASIADTTEAQFDRLVDVHVKGVFFLTQTLLPLIADGGRIVNFSSGLTRFAYPGYAAYAAMKGAVEVLTRYMAKELGARGIAVNTVAPGAIETDFGGGAVRDNAEINKQLANITALGRVGVPDDIGPMVASLLSPDNRWVTAQRIEVSGGQAI is encoded by the coding sequence TTGACCATCACCCTCATCACCGGCGGCAGCCGCGGGCTTGGCCGCAACACCGCTCTCAGCGTCGCCCGTCGCGGTGGCGATGTTGTCTTGACCTATCACAGCCGCGCCGAGGACGCGCAGGCGGTGGTGGCCGAGATCGAGGCGCTGGGCCGCAAGGCGGTCGCGCTTCAGCTCGACACCGGCAAGGTCGCCGATTTCCCCGCCTTCGCCGAGCGCCTGCGCGCCGTGCTTTCCGAAGTCTGGAGCCGCGAGAGCTTCGACCACCTCGTCAACAATGCCGGCCATGGCGATTATGCGTCCATCGCCGACACCACCGAGGCGCAGTTCGACCGGTTGGTGGACGTGCATGTGAAGGGCGTGTTCTTCCTCACCCAGACGCTGCTGCCGCTGATCGCGGATGGCGGGCGCATCGTCAATTTCTCTTCCGGCCTCACCCGCTTCGCCTATCCCGGCTACGCCGCCTACGCGGCGATGAAGGGCGCGGTGGAAGTGCTCACCCGCTATATGGCCAAGGAACTCGGGGCGCGCGGCATCGCCGTCAATACGGTGGCGCCGGGCGCGATCGAGACCGATTTCGGCGGCGGCGCGGTGCGCGACAATGCCGAGATCAACAAGCAGCTTGCGAACATCACCGCACTCGGCCGCGTCGGCGTGCCGGACGATATCGGCCCGATGGTGGCCAGCCTCCTGTCGCCCGACAATCGCTGGGTCACGGCCCAGCGCATCGAGGTGTCGGGCGGACAGGCGATCTGA
- a CDS encoding argininosuccinate synthase, whose amino-acid sequence MANDVKKVVLAYSGGLDTSVILKWLQTTYGCEVVTFTADLGQGEELEPARKKAELLGIKPENIFIEDVREEFVSEYVFPMFRANALYEGLYLLGTSIARPLISKKQIEIARKVGADAVAHGATGKGNDQVRFELSYYALEPEIKVIAPWREWDLTSRTRLLEFAETHQIPIAKDKRGEAPFSVDANLLHSSSEGKVLEDPAEEAPEYVYQRTISPEAAPDKATYITIGFEKGDAVSIDGEKLSPATLLTKLNELGKANGIGRLDLVENRFVGMKSRGVYETPGGTILLQAHRGIESITLDRGAAHLKDDIMPRYAELIYYGFWFSPEREMLQALIDKSQEFVTGEVRLKLYKGNVEVVGRSSPYSLYNQDLVTFEEGAVAYDHRDAAGFIKLNALRLRTLANRDRKVRG is encoded by the coding sequence ATGGCGAACGATGTGAAGAAGGTGGTGCTCGCCTATTCGGGCGGTCTCGACACCTCGGTGATCCTCAAATGGCTGCAGACCACCTATGGCTGCGAGGTGGTGACCTTCACCGCCGATCTCGGCCAGGGTGAGGAACTGGAGCCGGCGCGCAAGAAGGCCGAACTGCTCGGCATCAAGCCGGAAAACATCTTCATCGAGGATGTGCGCGAGGAGTTCGTCTCCGAATACGTATTCCCGATGTTCCGCGCCAATGCGCTGTATGAGGGGCTGTACCTGCTCGGCACCTCCATCGCACGGCCGCTGATCTCCAAGAAGCAGATCGAGATCGCCCGCAAGGTCGGCGCCGACGCCGTGGCCCATGGCGCCACCGGCAAGGGCAACGACCAGGTGCGCTTCGAGCTCTCCTATTACGCGCTGGAGCCGGAGATCAAGGTGATCGCGCCGTGGCGCGAATGGGACCTGACCTCCCGCACCCGCCTGCTGGAGTTCGCCGAGACCCACCAGATCCCGATCGCCAAGGACAAGCGCGGCGAGGCGCCGTTCTCGGTCGACGCGAATCTGCTGCACTCGTCCTCCGAGGGCAAGGTGCTGGAAGACCCGGCCGAGGAAGCGCCGGAATATGTCTACCAGCGCACCATCTCGCCCGAGGCGGCGCCGGACAAAGCGACCTACATCACCATCGGCTTCGAGAAGGGCGACGCGGTCTCCATCGATGGCGAAAAGCTCTCCCCCGCCACGCTGCTGACCAAGCTGAACGAGCTCGGCAAGGCCAATGGCATCGGCCGGCTCGACCTCGTCGAGAACCGCTTCGTCGGCATGAAGTCGCGCGGCGTCTACGAGACGCCCGGCGGCACGATCCTTCTGCAGGCGCATCGTGGCATTGAGAGCATCACGCTCGACCGTGGCGCGGCGCATCTGAAAGACGACATCATGCCCCGCTATGCGGAGCTGATCTATTACGGCTTCTGGTTCTCGCCGGAGCGCGAAATGCTGCAGGCGCTGATCGACAAGAGCCAGGAATTCGTCACCGGCGAGGTTCGGCTCAAGCTCTACAAGGGCAATGTCGAGGTGGTCGGCCGCTCCTCGCCCTATTCGCTCTACAATCAGGACCTCGTGACCTTCGAGGAAGGCGCGGTGGCCTATGACCACCGCGACGCCGCTGGCTTCATCAAGCTGAACGCGCTGCGCCTGCGCACGCTGGCCAATCGCGACCGCAAGGTCCGGGGCTGA
- a CDS encoding AraC family transcriptional regulator produces the protein MTTLLDIMDRHGRLHADANGIATTPIPGVMFFRVTAPSGVSHAIARPLVCLVVQGAKQVTMGGRDFPLGAGDSLLITADVPIVSQITKASAAAPYVSLVLELDLAIVAELAREMGPALAGVTDPVRVDPTDGEVAGAALRLLQLLDRPAALPVLQASLIREMHYWLLAGRHGAAIRRLGWPDSHAQRIGRAVALLRAEFAKPLPVNRLAEVAGMSVSTFHQHFRAVTSLSPLQFQKQLRLIEARRLMAAEGASASMAAFAVGYESVPQFTREYGRLFGAPPVRDVKAAREQMRAA, from the coding sequence ATGACAACGCTGCTCGACATCATGGACCGGCACGGCCGGCTTCACGCTGACGCCAACGGCATCGCCACGACGCCGATCCCCGGCGTCATGTTTTTCCGCGTCACCGCCCCGTCGGGCGTTAGCCACGCCATCGCCCGGCCGCTGGTCTGTCTGGTGGTGCAGGGCGCCAAGCAGGTAACGATGGGCGGCCGCGATTTTCCCCTTGGTGCGGGGGATTCGCTGCTGATCACCGCCGACGTGCCGATCGTCAGCCAGATCACCAAGGCGAGTGCTGCCGCGCCCTATGTGTCGCTGGTGCTGGAACTGGACCTTGCCATCGTCGCCGAGCTGGCGCGGGAAATGGGGCCGGCGCTGGCTGGTGTGACCGACCCCGTGCGGGTCGACCCGACCGATGGCGAGGTGGCGGGCGCGGCGCTGCGGCTGCTGCAGTTGCTCGATCGTCCTGCCGCGCTGCCGGTGCTGCAGGCTTCGCTGATCCGCGAGATGCATTACTGGCTGCTGGCCGGCCGGCACGGCGCCGCCATTCGCCGGCTCGGCTGGCCGGATAGCCACGCCCAACGCATCGGCCGCGCGGTGGCGCTGCTGCGCGCGGAGTTCGCCAAGCCCTTGCCGGTGAACCGACTCGCGGAGGTGGCGGGAATGAGCGTCTCCACCTTCCATCAGCATTTCCGCGCGGTCACCTCGCTATCGCCGCTGCAGTTCCAGAAGCAGCTTCGGCTGATCGAGGCGCGGCGGCTGATGGCGGCGGAAGGGGCGTCCGCCAGCATGGCTGCCTTTGCGGTTGGCTATGAAAGCGTGCCGCAATTCACCCGCGAATATGGACGCCTTTTCGGCGCGCCGCCGGTGCGGGACGTGAAGGCGGCGCGGGAGCAGATGCGCGCCGCCTGA
- the rlmN gene encoding 23S rRNA (adenine(2503)-C(2))-methyltransferase RlmN yields MNLIDTTAASAAGARLPVEGASAETPRAEAKRSLAGLDRAGLAEALAEIGLPERDRRMRVAQLWHWIYLRGALSFDEMTNVGKGLREKLSAAFSLDRPEVVVEQVSNDGTRKWLLRLPPDIAGDKPHDVEMVYIPESDRGTLCVSSQVGCTLNCSFCHTGTQRLVRNLTAAEIVAQVMVARDRLGDYPGRERATGPGLPTEGDRLVTNIVFMGMGEPLYAYDSVAKAIEVLADGEGLGIGKRRITVSTSGVVPEIEKLGREVGPMLAISLHAVRDELRDVLVPINKKYPLKDLLEACRTYPAASNAKRITFEYVMLKGVNDSPADAKALVRLLAGIPAKINLIPFNPWPGTKYECSDWETIEQFSDIVFRAGYSSPVRTPRGRDILAACGQLKSETEKLSARERLALRAMAAAAE; encoded by the coding sequence ATGAACCTCATCGATACCACAGCGGCCTCCGCCGCCGGGGCGCGTCTCCCCGTCGAGGGCGCATCCGCCGAGACGCCGCGTGCGGAGGCGAAGCGCTCCCTGGCCGGGCTCGACCGCGCCGGGCTGGCCGAGGCGCTGGCCGAGATCGGCCTGCCGGAGCGCGACCGCCGCATGCGCGTGGCCCAGCTCTGGCACTGGATCTATCTGCGCGGGGCGCTGTCCTTCGACGAGATGACCAATGTCGGCAAGGGTCTGCGCGAAAAGCTCAGCGCCGCCTTCTCGCTGGACCGTCCCGAGGTCGTGGTCGAGCAGGTGTCGAATGACGGCACCCGCAAATGGTTGCTGCGCCTGCCGCCCGACATTGCCGGCGACAAGCCGCACGATGTCGAGATGGTCTATATCCCGGAGAGCGACCGCGGTACGCTGTGCGTCTCCTCCCAGGTCGGCTGCACGCTCAACTGCTCCTTCTGCCACACCGGCACGCAGCGCCTGGTGCGCAACCTCACGGCGGCCGAAATCGTGGCGCAGGTGATGGTGGCGCGGGACCGGCTCGGCGACTATCCCGGCCGCGAGCGGGCGACGGGTCCCGGCCTTCCCACCGAAGGCGACCGGCTGGTGACCAATATCGTGTTCATGGGCATGGGCGAGCCGCTCTACGCCTATGATTCCGTCGCCAAGGCGATCGAGGTGCTGGCCGATGGCGAAGGTCTCGGCATCGGCAAGAGGCGCATCACCGTGTCGACCTCGGGCGTGGTGCCGGAGATCGAGAAGCTTGGCCGCGAGGTCGGGCCGATGCTCGCCATCTCGCTGCACGCGGTGCGCGACGAGCTGCGCGACGTGCTGGTGCCGATCAACAAGAAATACCCGCTGAAGGATCTGCTGGAGGCGTGCCGCACCTATCCGGCCGCGTCCAACGCCAAGCGCATCACCTTCGAATATGTGATGCTCAAGGGTGTGAACGACAGCCCGGCCGACGCCAAGGCGCTGGTGCGGCTGCTCGCCGGCATTCCCGCCAAGATCAATTTGATCCCGTTCAACCCCTGGCCGGGCACGAAATATGAGTGCTCGGACTGGGAAACCATCGAGCAGTTCTCCGACATCGTGTTTCGCGCCGGCTATTCCAGCCCGGTGCGTACGCCGCGCGGGCGCGACATCCTCGCCGCTTGCGGCCAGCTGAAAAGCGAGACGGAGAAGCTCTCCGCCCGCGAGCGCCTCGCCCTGCGGGCGATGGCGGCGGCGGCGGAATAG
- a CDS encoding GNAT family N-acetyltransferase gives MSTLLVETRRARLADAGDIADIHDAAWRVAYRGLIPGAELEKMIQRRGPAWWYTALKRGSRVIVLTFGDAVAGYANVGRNRARGLPFEGEIYELYLRPEYQGLGFGRRLFEDARKELVSAGFDGLAVWALAANEPAVGFYRAMGGMGVARSTESFGGRALEKLAFGWNA, from the coding sequence ATGAGCACGCTTCTCGTCGAGACACGCCGGGCGCGCCTGGCCGATGCAGGCGACATTGCCGATATCCATGATGCGGCATGGCGGGTGGCCTATCGCGGCCTCATCCCCGGCGCCGAGCTGGAGAAGATGATCCAGCGCCGGGGACCCGCCTGGTGGTACACCGCGCTGAAGCGCGGCTCGCGCGTCATTGTCCTGACCTTCGGGGATGCGGTGGCCGGCTATGCCAATGTCGGACGCAACCGCGCGCGCGGGCTGCCCTTCGAGGGCGAGATCTACGAGCTTTATCTGCGCCCGGAATATCAGGGGCTCGGCTTCGGCCGCCGCCTGTTCGAGGATGCGCGCAAGGAACTCGTCAGTGCCGGCTTTGACGGTCTGGCGGTGTGGGCGCTGGCGGCCAATGAGCCGGCCGTAGGCTTCTACCGCGCTATGGGCGGGATGGGCGTCGCGCGTTCGACCGAGAGCTTCGGCGGCCGCGCGCTGGAGAAGCTGGCCTTCGGCTGGAACGCCTGA
- a CDS encoding YggT family protein translates to MYSILWLFDTLITLYVWILIASAILSWLVVFNVVNAHNPIVRSIGEFLWRVTEPVLAPLRRVLPNLGGIDVSPVILIILLYFIRNLVFELVAGS, encoded by the coding sequence ATGTATTCGATTCTCTGGCTGTTCGACACGCTGATCACGCTTTATGTCTGGATCCTCATCGCCTCGGCCATCCTGTCCTGGCTGGTGGTGTTCAACGTGGTCAACGCGCACAACCCCATCGTCCGCAGCATCGGCGAATTCCTCTGGCGGGTGACCGAGCCGGTGCTGGCACCGCTACGGCGTGTGCTGCCCAATCTCGGCGGCATCGACGTCTCGCCGGTGATCCTGATCATCCTGCTCTATTTCATCCGCAACCTGGTGTTCGAACTCGTCGCCGGCTCGTGA
- a CDS encoding GyrI-like domain-containing protein: MMVNVSARPLPRRLLLVLALLAVPALPATVRAQDAAPPANAAPADPAPATPDAAPLDDDDMIAPPMIDPRAVETQNVAPAPDPLKRPDGFGEESVMKPVPVLMKAGHANWDDAFKTIVATLKEIDAEMARLKLKPNGASFIIYTATDDLGFDFEAAVPFEGATADKPQNGMMFSASPAGRALRFTHRGPYDSMDPTYEQIANLLDAKDLEAQDLYVEEYRSDPRTTPEDDLVIDIWVPLK; this comes from the coding sequence ATGATGGTGAACGTCTCCGCCCGCCCGCTGCCGCGCCGGCTTCTCCTCGTGCTGGCGCTGCTGGCCGTCCCGGCGCTGCCGGCTACGGTGCGGGCACAGGACGCCGCTCCGCCCGCGAACGCCGCGCCCGCCGATCCCGCGCCTGCCACCCCCGACGCGGCACCGCTCGACGATGACGACATGATCGCCCCGCCGATGATCGACCCGCGCGCGGTGGAGACGCAGAATGTCGCCCCCGCGCCGGACCCGCTGAAGCGGCCCGACGGGTTTGGCGAGGAATCAGTGATGAAGCCGGTGCCGGTGCTGATGAAGGCCGGCCACGCGAACTGGGACGACGCCTTCAAGACCATCGTCGCAACGCTGAAGGAGATCGACGCCGAGATGGCGCGGCTGAAGCTCAAGCCCAACGGCGCCTCCTTCATCATCTATACCGCAACCGACGATCTCGGCTTCGATTTCGAGGCGGCGGTGCCGTTCGAGGGCGCCACGGCGGACAAGCCGCAGAACGGCATGATGTTCTCCGCTTCGCCCGCCGGGCGGGCGCTGCGCTTCACCCATCGCGGGCCCTATGATTCCATGGACCCGACCTATGAGCAGATCGCCAACCTGCTCGACGCCAAGGATCTGGAAGCGCAGGACCTCTATGTCGAGGAATACCGCTCCGACCCACGCACCACGCCGGAGGACGACCTCGTCATCGATATCTGGGTGCCGCTGAAGTGA
- a CDS encoding site-2 protease family protein, translating to MAWSLTVGYVYGTAVRIHVTFLLFLAWIWVAYYQRGGAGAAWDGVAFVALLFLCVLLHEFGHIFAARRYGVKTPEVTLWPFGGIARLERIPEKPSEELVVALAGPAVNVVIAAVLLLFLGGNVGVEHIESIENPQVSLLAKLAAANIFLVVFNLIPAFPMDGGRVLRALLAMKMSHAQATQTAASIGQGLAIGLGVLGIFGNPMLIIIAVFVFLAASGEAGQVQMKQVAQGLLVEDAMITQFETLGPTASVGDAAEALIRTTQKEFPIVDGAVHLRGVLTRDAMIRALQAQGPGASVLEAMAEVPTVGTRTPLDRALALITQRGAPVVGVVDAGGRLVGLLSPENVGEMMMLRAAQPDARFGPWAKRSPPARPVA from the coding sequence ATGGCCTGGTCGCTTACCGTCGGATATGTCTATGGCACCGCGGTCCGCATTCATGTGACCTTCCTGCTGTTCCTGGCCTGGATCTGGGTCGCCTATTACCAGAGGGGCGGGGCGGGCGCGGCCTGGGACGGCGTCGCCTTCGTGGCGCTGCTCTTCCTCTGCGTGCTGTTGCACGAGTTCGGCCATATCTTCGCGGCGCGGCGCTACGGGGTGAAGACGCCGGAGGTCACGCTCTGGCCGTTCGGCGGCATCGCCCGGCTGGAGCGCATCCCGGAAAAGCCGTCGGAAGAGCTGGTGGTGGCGCTGGCCGGGCCGGCGGTGAATGTGGTCATCGCCGCTGTGCTGTTGCTCTTCCTCGGCGGCAATGTCGGGGTGGAGCATATCGAGAGCATCGAAAACCCGCAGGTGAGCCTGCTCGCCAAGCTCGCAGCCGCCAACATCTTTCTCGTGGTGTTCAATCTCATTCCCGCCTTTCCCATGGATGGCGGGCGGGTGCTGCGCGCGCTGCTGGCGATGAAGATGAGCCATGCGCAGGCGACGCAGACGGCGGCCTCCATCGGGCAGGGCCTTGCCATCGGCCTCGGCGTGCTCGGCATTTTCGGCAACCCGATGCTGATCATCATCGCCGTCTTCGTCTTCCTTGCCGCGTCCGGCGAGGCCGGGCAGGTGCAGATGAAGCAGGTGGCGCAGGGGCTGCTGGTGGAAGATGCGATGATCACCCAGTTCGAGACGCTGGGCCCGACGGCGAGCGTCGGCGATGCGGCGGAAGCGTTGATCCGCACCACCCAGAAGGAGTTTCCCATTGTCGACGGCGCAGTGCATCTGCGCGGCGTGCTCACCCGCGACGCCATGATTCGCGCGCTGCAGGCGCAGGGGCCCGGCGCTTCGGTGCTGGAAGCGATGGCGGAGGTGCCGACGGTCGGCACCCGCACCCCGCTGGACCGTGCGCTGGCGCTCATCACCCAGCGCGGCGCTCCGGTCGTCGGCGTGGTGGATGCCGGCGGCAGGCTGGTCGGCCTGCTCTCGCCGGAGAATGTCGGTGAGATGATGATGCTGCGCGCCGCCCAGCCGGACGCCCGCTTCGGTCCGTGGGCAAAGCGCAGCCCGCCCGCGCGGCCGGTTGCCTGA
- a CDS encoding DUF167 family protein, protein MSAPLPAPPWTLTAEGVTVTVRATPRGGRDAIDGIVELGDGRRALKARVSVAAEDGKANAALAKLLAKATGLAPSRVELVAGVTGRTKSFRLIGDGQEIAARLARFADASD, encoded by the coding sequence GTGAGCGCGCCCCTTCCGGCGCCGCCCTGGACGCTGACGGCCGAAGGGGTGACGGTGACGGTGCGCGCCACTCCGCGCGGCGGGCGCGACGCGATTGACGGCATCGTCGAGCTCGGCGACGGGCGGCGCGCGCTGAAAGCGCGTGTCAGCGTCGCCGCCGAGGACGGCAAGGCCAATGCCGCGCTGGCGAAACTGCTGGCCAAGGCGACCGGTCTCGCGCCGTCGCGGGTGGAACTGGTGGCGGGCGTGACCGGGCGGACCAAGAGTTTCCGGCTCATCGGCGACGGGCAGGAAATCGCGGCCCGGCTGGCGCGCTTCGCCGACGCTTCCGATTGA
- a CDS encoding pyridoxamine 5'-phosphate oxidase family protein, translating into MDDKTTAEAIDRVWEMMEDMRICMLVTREGETLRARPMDAHPSREEGCVWFLSDRRGHKDDELERDPQAALTFAKPGDNNYLSVSGQAEVSSDRAKIDDLWSDMNKAFWPQGKTDPNICVLRFIPDQAEYWDGPSNSVGVLFKMMAARLSGSTTDLGENRKVPLD; encoded by the coding sequence ATGGACGACAAGACCACCGCCGAAGCCATCGACCGCGTTTGGGAGATGATGGAGGATATGCGCATCTGCATGCTCGTCACCCGCGAGGGCGAAACGTTGCGCGCCCGGCCGATGGATGCCCATCCCTCCCGCGAGGAAGGCTGCGTCTGGTTCCTTTCGGACCGCCGCGGCCACAAGGATGACGAACTGGAGCGGGACCCGCAGGCCGCGCTCACCTTCGCCAAGCCGGGCGACAACAACTACCTTTCGGTGTCCGGCCAGGCCGAAGTCTCCAGCGACCGCGCCAAGATCGACGACTTGTGGAGCGACATGAACAAGGCGTTCTGGCCGCAGGGCAAGACCGATCCGAACATCTGCGTCCTGCGCTTCATTCCCGACCAGGCGGAATATTGGGACGGCCCGTCCAATTCCGTCGGCGTGCTGTTCAAGATGATGGCGGCGCGTCTTTCCGGCTCGACCACCGATCTCGGCGAGAACCGCAAGGTGCCGCTGGACTGA